In Solanum stenotomum isolate F172 unplaced genomic scaffold, ASM1918654v1 scaffold6733, whole genome shotgun sequence, a single genomic region encodes these proteins:
- the LOC125852954 gene encoding extensin-2-like isoform X4, giving the protein MRLLAGGPGRGRHYLPHILVALVAILAVVDIVSADPYIYASPPPPYEYKSPPPPSPSPPPPYVYKSPPPPSPSPPPPYVYKSPPPPSPSPPPPYVYKSPPPPSPSPPPPYYYKSPPPPSPSPPPPYYYKSPPPPSPSPPPPYYYKSPPPPSPSPPPPYYYKSPPPPSPSPPPPYYYKSPPPPSPSPPPPYYYKSPPPPSPSPPPPYYYKSPPPPDPSPPPPYYYKSPPPPSPSPPPPYYYKSPPPPSPSPPPPYYYKSPPPPSPSPPPPYYYSSPPPPKKSPPPPYYYSSPPPPKKSPPPPYYYSSPPPPVKSPPPPYYYSSPPPPKKSPPPPYYYSSPPPPKKSPPPPYYYSSPPPPVKSPPPPYYYSSPPPPVKSPPPPYYYTSPPPPTSYYPPHHPLIVKVVGKVYCYRCYDWKYPKKSHDKKHLKGAVVEVTCKVGDKEIKSYGTTKINGKYSITVEGFDYAKYGADACKAKLHKAPKDSKCNIPTDLHWGIKGANLKVKSKNHYEVVLSAKPFAYAPKTPYEECMKPKPTPTPYYYKSPPPPSPKYVYKSPPPPPYYYKSPPPPSPKYVYKSPPPPSPKYVYKSPPPPPYYYKSPPPPSPSPPPPYYYKSPPPPSPSPPPPYYYKSPPPPSPSPPPPYYYKSPPPPSPSPPPPYYYKSPPPPSPSPPPPYYYKSPPPPDPSPPPPYYYKSPPPPSPSPPPPYYYKSPPPPSPSPPPPYYYKSPPPPSPSPPPPYYYKSPPPPSPSPPPPYYYKSPPPPSPSPPPPYYYKSPPPPDPSPPPPYYYKSPPPPSPSPPPPYYYKSPPPPSPSPPPPYYYKSPPPPSPSPPPPYYYKSPPPPSPSPPPPYYYKSPPPPSPSPPPPYYYHSPPPPVKSPPPPYYYSSPPPPVKSPPPPVYIYGSPPPPVHY; this is encoded by the exons ATGAGGCTTCTTGCTGGCGGCCCCGGCCGGGGTCGTCATTATTTGCCACATATCTTAGTGGCATTGGTGGCCATTTTGGctgttgttgatattgtttctGCTGACCCTTACATATATGCCTCTCCACCTCCACCTTATGAGTACAAGTCCCCACCACCTCCTTCTCCCTCTCCACCACCACCATACGTGTACAAGTCCCCACCACCTCCATCACCTTCTCCTCCACCACCATACGTGTACAAGTCCCCGCCACCTCCATCACCTTCTCCACCACCACCATACGTGTACAAGTCCCCGCCACCTCCTTCAccatctccaccaccaccaTACTATTACAAGTCCCCACCACCTCCTTCACCGTCTCCACCACCACCATACTACTACAAGTCTCCACCACCTCCATCACCATCTCCTCCACCACCTTACTACTATAAATCACCTCCTCCACCCTCACCATCGCCTCCTCCACCATATTACTACAAGTCCCCACCACCTCCATCACCTTCACCACCACCACCTTACTACTACAAGTCTCCACCACCTCCATCACCTTCGCCACCACCACCTTACTACTACAAGTCCCCACCACCTCCATCACCTTCGCCACCACCACCTTACTACTACAAGTCCCCTCCACCACCTGATCCCTCACCACCACCACCTTACTACTATAAGTCTCCACCTCCACCTTCACCATCACCACCTCCACCTTATTACTACAAGTCTCCTCCACCACCTTCACCTTCACCACCTCCACCTTATTACTACAAGTCTCCTCCACCACCTTCACCATCACCTCCACCACCATACTACTATTCTTCCCCACCACCACCCAAGAAATCACCTCCTCCACCATACTACTACTCCTCTCCTCCACCACCAAAGAAGTCACCTCCACCTCCATACTACTACAGCtctccaccaccaccagttAAGTCTCCTCCTCCACCATACTATTACTCCTCACCACCACCACCCAAGAagtcaccaccaccaccatacTACTACTCCTCGCCACCACCACCCAAGAAGTCACCTCCTCCACCATACTACTACAGttctccaccaccaccagttAAGTCACCACCACCCCCATACTACTACTCTTCCCCTCCACCACCAGTTAAGTCACCTCCTCCACCATACTACTACACTTCCCCTCCACCACCTACTTCTTACTATCCTCCTCATCATCCCTTGATCGTTAAGGTTGTCGGAAAAGTCTATTGCTACAGATGCTATGACTGGAAATACCCAAAGAAATCCCATGACAAGAAGCACCTCAAAG GTGCTGTTGTTGAGGTGACATGCAAGGTTGGTGACAAGGAAATCAAGAGCTATGGTACCACTAAGATTAATGGAAAATATAGCATCACTGTTGAAGGATTTGATTATGCCAAATACGGAGCAGATGCATGCAAGGCTAAACTCCACAAAGCACCAAAGGATTCAAAATGTAACATCCCCACAGATCTTCATTGGGGCATCAAGGGTGCTAAcctcaaagtgaagtcaaagaATCATTATGAAGTTGTGCTCTCTGCTAAACCATTTGCTTATGCTCCAAAAACTCCATATGAAGAATGCATGAAGCCTAAGCCAACCCCAACTCCTTACTACTACAaatctcctc CACCTCCATCACCGAAGTACGTCTACAagtctccaccaccaccaccatacTATTACAAGTCTCCTCCACCACCATCACCTAAATACGTCTACAAGTCCCCACCACCTCCATCACCGAAGTACGTATACAagtctccaccaccaccaccatacTATTACAAGTCTCCTCCACCACCATCTCCATCACCACCACCTCCATACTACTACAAATCTCCTCCACCACCATCACCATCACCTCCACCTCCCTACTATTACAAgtctccaccaccaccatcGCCATCTCCTCCTCCACCATACTATTACAAGTCTCCTCCACCACCATCTCCATCACCCCCACCTCCCTACTATTACAAGTCTCCTCCTCCACCATCACCATCTCCTCCTCCACCATACTACTACAAGTCTCCACCACCACCAGACCCATCTCCTCCACCACCATACTATTACAAGTCTCCTCCACCACCATCCCCATCACCACCACCTCCATACTACTACAAATCTCCTCCACCACCATCTCCATCACCTCCACCTCCCTACTACTACAAGTCTCCTCCACCACCATCACCATCTCCTCCTCCACCATACTACTACAAGTCCCCACCACCACCATCCCCATCTCCTCCTCCACCATACTACTACAAATCACCACCCCCACCATCTCCATCACCTCCTCCACCGTACTACTACAAGTCTCCACCACCACCAGACCCATCTCCCCCACCGCCATACTACTACAAGTCTCCTCCACCACCATCACCATCACCCCCACCTCCATACTACTACaaatcaccaccaccaccatccCCATCGCCTCCACCTCCCTACTACTACAAGTCTCCTCCACCACCATCTCCATCTCCTCCTCCACCATACTACTACAAGTCCCCACCACCACCATCACCGTCTCCTCCTCCACCATACTACTACAAGTCCccaccaccaccatcaccaTCACCACCACCTCCCTACTACTACCACTCTCCACCTCCACCTGTGAAGTCTCCTCCTCCTCCATACTACTACAGCTCACCTCCCCCACCAGTAAAATCACCTCCCCCTCCAGTATACATCTACGGttctccaccaccaccagtCCACTACTAA